One stretch of Xanthomonas sp. DAR 35659 DNA includes these proteins:
- the rplR gene encoding 50S ribosomal protein L18: MSINKNIARLRRAKSTRAHIRELGVARLSVLRTGQHLYAQVFTADGSKVLAAANTLQADVKDGLKNGKNSDAAAKVGKLIAERAKAAGIEKVAFDRSGYRYHGRIKALADAAREGGLQF, from the coding sequence ATGAGCATCAACAAGAACATCGCCCGCCTGCGCCGCGCCAAGTCGACCCGTGCGCACATCCGCGAACTCGGCGTCGCCCGCCTGTCGGTGCTGCGCACCGGCCAGCACCTGTACGCGCAGGTCTTCACCGCCGACGGTTCCAAGGTGCTCGCCGCGGCGAACACCCTGCAGGCCGACGTCAAGGACGGCCTGAAGAACGGCAAGAACAGCGACGCCGCCGCCAAGGTGGGCAAGCTGATCGCCGAGCGCGCCAAGGCTGCAGGCATCGAGAAGGTCGCCTTCGACCGCTCGGGCTACCGCTACCACGGCCGCATCAAGGCGCTGGCCGACGCCGCGCGCGAAGGCGGCCTGCAGTTCTGA
- the rpsM gene encoding 30S ribosomal protein S13, with translation MARIAGVNLPAQKHVWVGLQSIYGIGRTRSKKVCEAAGVTSTTKIRDLSEPEIERLRLEVGKYIVEGDLRREIGIAIKRLMDLGCYRGLRHRRGLPLRGQRTRTNARTRKGPRKAIRK, from the coding sequence ATGGCGCGTATTGCAGGCGTCAACCTGCCAGCCCAGAAGCACGTCTGGGTCGGGTTGCAAAGCATCTACGGCATCGGCCGTACCCGTTCGAAGAAGGTCTGCGAAGCCGCAGGCGTGACCTCGACCACCAAGATCCGCGACCTGTCCGAGCCGGAAATCGAGCGCCTGCGTCTCGAAGTCGGCAAGTACATCGTCGAAGGCGACCTGCGTCGCGAAATCGGCATCGCCATCAAGCGACTGATGGACCTGGGCTGCTACCGCGGCCTGCGTCATCGTCGTGGCCTGCCCCTGCGCGGTCAGCGCACCCGTACCAACGCCCGCACCCGCAAGGGCCCGCGCAAGGCGATCAGGAAGTAA
- the rpmC gene encoding 50S ribosomal protein L29, translating to MDIKQLREKSADDLKAHLTDLRKEQFALRMQQVTGQLPKTHETRRVRREIARVKHLLGSTK from the coding sequence ATGGACATCAAACAACTCCGCGAGAAGTCGGCCGACGATCTGAAGGCCCATCTGACCGATCTGCGCAAGGAGCAGTTCGCCCTGCGCATGCAGCAGGTCACCGGGCAGCTGCCGAAGACTCACGAAACCCGCCGGGTGCGCCGCGAGATCGCTCGCGTCAAGCACCTGCTCGGCAGCACGAAGTAA
- the rpsQ gene encoding 30S ribosomal protein S17, whose amino-acid sequence MSDNNESKTLRTVEGRVVSNKMDKTVTVLVERQVKHALYGKYIKRSTKLHAHDADNACNEGDVVRVTEIAPMSKTKNWRVVEIVTRSAE is encoded by the coding sequence ATGAGCGACAATAACGAAAGCAAGACGCTGCGCACGGTCGAAGGCCGCGTCGTCAGCAACAAGATGGACAAGACCGTCACCGTGCTGGTGGAGCGTCAGGTCAAGCATGCGCTGTACGGCAAGTACATCAAGCGCTCGACCAAGCTCCATGCGCACGACGCCGACAACGCCTGCAACGAAGGCGATGTGGTGCGCGTGACCGAGATTGCGCCGATGTCCAAGACCAAGAACTGGCGGGTGGTCGAAATCGTCACCCGTTCGGCCGAATAA
- the rpmD gene encoding 50S ribosomal protein L30: MANESNKTVKVRLVRGLRGTQSRHRLSVRALGLNKLNDVRELKDSPQVRGLINKVQYLVQVEE; the protein is encoded by the coding sequence ATGGCTAATGAGTCCAACAAGACGGTGAAGGTGCGCCTGGTGCGCGGCCTTCGTGGTACCCAGTCGCGTCACCGCCTGTCGGTGCGTGCCCTGGGCCTGAACAAGCTCAACGATGTGCGCGAACTGAAGGACAGCCCGCAGGTGCGCGGCCTGATCAACAAGGTTCAGTACCTCGTCCAGGTTGAGGAGTAA
- the rplB gene encoding 50S ribosomal protein L2, translating into MPLMKFKPTSPGRRSAVRVVTPDLHKGAPHAALLEPQGKSGGRNHHGRITTRHVGGGHKQHYRVIDFKRNKEGIPARVERIEYDPNRTAHIALLCYVDGERRYIIAPKGLKAGDQVIAGSDAPIKTGNTLPLRNIPVGTTVHGIELKPGKGAQIARAAGAAVQLVAREGIYATLRLRSGEMRKVPVECRATIGEVGNDEHNLEKLGKAGAKRWRGVRPTVRGAAMNPVDHPHGGGEAKAGQGNPHPVTPWGVPTKGYKTRHNKRTEQFIVRDRRG; encoded by the coding sequence ATGCCATTGATGAAATTCAAACCCACTTCTCCCGGCCGTCGTTCGGCCGTGCGCGTGGTCACGCCCGACCTGCACAAGGGCGCGCCGCACGCGGCGCTGCTGGAACCGCAGGGCAAGTCCGGTGGTCGTAACCACCACGGCCGCATCACCACCCGTCACGTCGGCGGTGGGCACAAGCAGCACTACCGCGTCATCGACTTCAAGCGCAACAAGGAAGGCATTCCGGCGCGCGTGGAGCGGATCGAATACGATCCGAACCGCACCGCCCACATCGCCCTGCTGTGCTACGTCGACGGCGAACGTCGCTACATCATCGCGCCGAAGGGTCTGAAGGCCGGCGACCAGGTGATCGCGGGTTCGGATGCGCCGATCAAGACCGGCAACACCCTGCCGCTGCGCAACATCCCGGTCGGTACCACCGTCCACGGGATCGAGCTGAAGCCGGGCAAGGGCGCGCAGATCGCGCGTGCTGCCGGTGCCGCGGTGCAGCTGGTCGCGCGTGAAGGCATCTACGCCACCCTGCGTCTGCGCTCCGGCGAAATGCGCAAGGTGCCGGTCGAGTGTCGCGCCACCATCGGCGAAGTCGGCAACGACGAGCACAACCTCGAGAAGCTGGGCAAGGCGGGTGCCAAGCGCTGGCGCGGCGTGCGTCCGACCGTTCGCGGTGCGGCCATGAACCCGGTCGACCACCCGCACGGTGGTGGTGAGGCCAAGGCCGGTCAGGGTAATCCGCATCCGGTCACCCCGTGGGGTGTCCCGACCAAGGGTTACAAGACGCGCCATAACAAGCGCACCGAACAATTCATCGTCCGCGATCGTAGGGGCTAA
- the rplO gene encoding 50S ribosomal protein L15, translated as MTLHLNDLKPAPGARTERTRVGRGIGSGLGKTAGRGHKGSFARKGGGKIKAGFEGGQTPMQRRLPKIGFRSKMAKDTAEVLSYQLDNLPAGEIDFAVLRAAKLVPSTAKKAKVVLKGELTKKFVLKGVAATAGAKAAIEAAGGSVQE; from the coding sequence ATGACTTTGCATCTGAATGATCTGAAGCCCGCGCCGGGCGCCCGCACCGAGCGCACCCGCGTCGGCCGTGGCATCGGTTCCGGCCTGGGCAAGACCGCCGGCCGCGGCCACAAGGGTTCGTTCGCGCGCAAGGGCGGCGGCAAGATCAAGGCCGGCTTCGAAGGCGGCCAGACCCCCATGCAGCGCCGTCTGCCGAAGATCGGCTTCCGTTCGAAGATGGCCAAGGACACCGCCGAAGTGCTGTCCTACCAGCTCGACAACCTGCCGGCGGGCGAGATCGATTTCGCCGTGCTGCGCGCCGCGAAGCTGGTCCCGAGCACCGCGAAGAAGGCCAAGGTGGTCCTGAAGGGCGAACTGACCAAGAAGTTCGTGCTGAAGGGCGTCGCCGCGACCGCCGGTGCCAAGGCGGCAATCGAAGCTGCCGGCGGCAGCGTGCAGGAGTAA
- the rplX gene encoding 50S ribosomal protein L24, giving the protein MANRIKKGDQVVVTTGKDKGKQGEIVRVDGDRVVVSNANIVKRHTKPNPQAGVAGGVVEREASIHISNVAIVNPATGKGERVGFKVLEDGRKLRVFRSSGEALDA; this is encoded by the coding sequence ATGGCTAACCGTATCAAGAAGGGCGACCAGGTCGTCGTCACCACCGGCAAGGACAAGGGCAAGCAGGGCGAAATCGTCCGCGTCGACGGCGACCGCGTGGTCGTCTCCAACGCGAACATCGTCAAGCGCCACACCAAGCCGAACCCGCAGGCGGGCGTCGCCGGCGGCGTGGTCGAGCGCGAAGCGTCGATCCATATTTCCAACGTGGCGATCGTCAACCCGGCGACGGGCAAGGGCGAGCGCGTTGGCTTCAAGGTGCTGGAGGATGGACGCAAACTGCGTGTGTTCCGCTCCAGCGGTGAGGCGCTCGACGCCTGA
- the rplE gene encoding 50S ribosomal protein L5, with protein sequence MTSRLEKIYKEEVVPALMKKFGYTNPMEVPKLVKVTLNMGVGEAATNKKILENAVADMAKVSGQKPVVTKSRISVASFKIRDGWPIGCKTTLRRAKMYEFLDRLINISLPRVRDFRGVSGRSFDGRGNFNMGVKEQIIFPEIDFDAVDAIRGMDIAITTTAKTDAEAKALLEAFKFPFRN encoded by the coding sequence ATGACTTCCCGTCTCGAAAAGATCTACAAGGAAGAAGTGGTACCGGCTCTGATGAAGAAGTTCGGTTACACCAATCCGATGGAAGTGCCGAAGCTGGTCAAGGTCACGCTGAACATGGGCGTGGGCGAGGCGGCGACGAACAAGAAGATCCTGGAAAACGCCGTCGCCGACATGGCCAAGGTCTCCGGCCAGAAGCCGGTGGTGACCAAGTCGCGCATCTCGGTGGCGTCGTTCAAGATCCGCGATGGCTGGCCGATCGGCTGCAAGACCACGCTGCGTCGCGCCAAGATGTACGAGTTCCTGGACCGCCTGATCAACATCTCGCTGCCGCGCGTGCGCGACTTCCGCGGTGTGTCGGGGCGTTCGTTCGACGGCCGCGGCAACTTCAACATGGGCGTGAAGGAGCAGATCATCTTCCCGGAAATCGACTTCGACGCCGTCGACGCGATCCGCGGTATGGATATCGCCATCACCACCACCGCCAAGACCGACGCCGAAGCCAAGGCGCTGCTCGAAGCGTTCAAGTTCCCGTTCCGTAACTGA
- the rpsK gene encoding 30S ribosomal protein S11: protein MAKPAAAKTKKKIKRVVTDGVAHVHASFNNTIVTITDRQGNALSWATSGGAGFRGSRKSTPFAAQVAAEKAGRAALDYGVKSLEVRIKGPGPGRESAVRSLNNVGYKITNIIDVTPIPHNGCRPPKKRRV from the coding sequence ATGGCTAAGCCCGCAGCAGCAAAGACCAAGAAGAAGATCAAGCGCGTCGTCACCGACGGTGTCGCCCACGTCCACGCTTCGTTCAACAACACCATCGTGACCATCACCGACCGTCAGGGCAATGCGTTGTCCTGGGCGACCTCCGGTGGCGCCGGTTTCCGCGGTTCGCGCAAGTCCACGCCGTTCGCGGCGCAGGTGGCCGCCGAGAAGGCCGGGCGCGCTGCGCTCGACTACGGCGTGAAGTCGCTGGAAGTGCGCATCAAGGGCCCGGGTCCGGGTCGCGAGTCCGCCGTCCGTTCGTTGAACAACGTCGGATACAAGATCACCAACATCATCGACGTGACGCCGATCCCGCACAACGGGTGCCGTCCGCCGAAGAAGCGTCGCGTCTAA
- the rplN gene encoding 50S ribosomal protein L14: MIQMQSYLDVADNSGAKEVMCIKVLGGSKRRYAHIGDIIKVTVKDAIPRGKVKKGEVYDAVVVRTRKGVRRPDGSLIRFDGNAAVLLNNKQEPIGTRIFGPVTRELRSEKFMKIVSLAPEVL; encoded by the coding sequence ATGATCCAGATGCAGAGCTACCTCGACGTCGCCGACAATTCCGGTGCCAAGGAAGTGATGTGCATCAAGGTGCTCGGCGGCTCCAAGCGCCGCTACGCGCACATTGGCGACATCATCAAGGTCACCGTCAAGGACGCGATCCCGCGCGGCAAGGTCAAGAAGGGCGAAGTCTACGATGCCGTCGTGGTGCGTACTCGCAAGGGTGTGCGTCGTCCCGACGGTTCGTTGATCCGCTTCGACGGCAACGCTGCGGTGTTGCTCAACAACAAGCAGGAGCCGATCGGTACGCGCATCTTCGGGCCTGTGACCCGCGAGCTGCGTTCCGAGAAGTTCATGAAGATCGTCTCGCTCGCTCCCGAAGTGCTGTGA
- the rpsN gene encoding 30S ribosomal protein S14 encodes MAKTSMVNRDIKRKKLAKKFADKRDALKKIIAADSSSYDEKAEAVVKLQKLPRDSSPSRQRTRCELSGRPRGVYSKFGLGRNMLRKATMNGDVPGLRKASW; translated from the coding sequence ATGGCAAAGACCTCCATGGTCAACCGCGACATCAAGCGCAAGAAGCTGGCGAAGAAGTTCGCCGACAAGCGCGATGCGCTGAAGAAGATCATCGCCGCCGACAGCTCGTCCTACGACGAGAAGGCAGAGGCCGTGGTCAAACTGCAGAAGCTGCCGCGCGATTCGTCGCCGAGCCGCCAGCGTACCCGTTGCGAACTGTCCGGCCGCCCGCGTGGCGTGTACAGCAAGTTCGGCCTGGGCCGCAACATGCTGCGCAAGGCGACCATGAACGGCGACGTGCCGGGCCTGCGCAAGGCCAGCTGGTAA
- the rpsH gene encoding 30S ribosomal protein S8 — translation MSMTDPIADLLVRIKNAAAVGKPTVKMPSSKIKVAIAEVLKAEGYISDLRVNAVENNKSELEIVLKYFEGRPVIDTLKRVSRSGLRQYRGKTELPKVLGGLGVAIISTSKGIMTDAQARQAGVGGEVLCFVA, via the coding sequence ATGAGCATGACTGATCCCATCGCCGACCTGCTGGTCCGCATCAAGAATGCGGCCGCGGTTGGCAAGCCGACGGTGAAGATGCCGTCCTCCAAGATCAAGGTTGCGATCGCGGAAGTGCTGAAGGCCGAAGGCTACATCAGCGATCTGCGCGTCAACGCGGTCGAGAACAACAAGTCCGAACTGGAAATCGTGCTGAAGTATTTCGAGGGCCGTCCGGTCATCGATACGCTCAAGCGCGTGTCCCGTTCGGGTCTGCGCCAGTATCGCGGCAAGACCGAACTGCCGAAGGTTCTCGGCGGTCTGGGCGTTGCCATCATTTCCACGTCCAAGGGCATCATGACCGATGCGCAGGCCCGTCAGGCCGGCGTCGGTGGCGAAGTCCTGTGCTTCGTGGCCTAA
- the rplV gene encoding 50S ribosomal protein L22 translates to MEAKAILRTARISPQKARLVADQVRGLSAERAVNLLKFSDKKAAHLIKKVVESAIANAENNQGADVDELKVKTIMVDEGPTLKRFMARAKGRGTRILKRTSHITVVVGAAK, encoded by the coding sequence ATGGAAGCGAAAGCAATCCTGCGCACCGCGCGCATCTCCCCGCAGAAGGCCCGCCTGGTCGCCGACCAGGTGCGCGGTCTTTCCGCCGAGCGGGCGGTCAACCTGCTGAAGTTCTCGGACAAGAAGGCTGCCCACCTGATCAAGAAGGTGGTGGAGTCGGCGATCGCCAATGCCGAGAACAACCAGGGCGCGGATGTCGACGAGCTGAAGGTCAAGACCATCATGGTTGATGAAGGTCCGACCCTGAAGCGTTTCATGGCGCGGGCGAAAGGCCGCGGTACCCGCATCCTCAAGCGCACCAGCCACATCACTGTGGTTGTGGGCGCCGCCAAGTAA
- the secY gene encoding preprotein translocase subunit SecY yields the protein MAQAGMGNLGGGLGKFTELRQRLLFVVGALIVYRIGCYVPVPGVNPEAMLALMQAQGGGIVDMFNMFSGGALHRFSIFALNVMPYISASIVIQLATHIFPSLKAMQKEGESGRRKITQYSRIGAVLLAVVQGGSIALALQNQTAPGGAPVVYAPGMGFVLTAVIALTAGTIFLMWVGEQVTERGIGNGVSLIIFAGIVAGLPAAAIQTVEAYRDDNLSFISLLLIVLTILAFTLFVVFVERGQRRITVNYARRQGGRNAYMNQTSFLPLKLNMAGVIPPIFASSILAFPATLSMWSGQAASNSTFGSWLQRIANALGPGEPVHMIVFAALIIGFAFFYTALVFNSQETADNLKKSGALIPGIRPGKATADYVDGVLTRLTAAGSLYLVIVCLLPEIMRTQLGTTFHFGGTSLLIAVVVVMDFIAQIQAHLMSHQYESLLKKANLKGGSRGGGFARG from the coding sequence ATGGCGCAGGCTGGCATGGGGAATCTCGGCGGCGGGCTCGGCAAGTTCACGGAACTTCGCCAGCGCCTGTTGTTCGTTGTCGGCGCATTGATCGTCTACCGCATCGGCTGCTATGTGCCGGTGCCGGGCGTCAATCCCGAAGCCATGCTTGCGCTGATGCAGGCGCAGGGCGGCGGCATCGTGGACATGTTCAACATGTTCTCGGGCGGCGCCCTGCACCGTTTCAGCATTTTCGCGCTGAATGTGATGCCGTACATCTCGGCATCGATCGTGATCCAGCTGGCCACGCACATCTTCCCGTCGCTGAAGGCGATGCAGAAGGAAGGCGAATCGGGCCGGCGCAAGATCACCCAGTATTCGCGCATCGGCGCGGTGCTGCTGGCGGTGGTGCAGGGCGGCAGTATCGCGCTCGCGCTGCAGAACCAGACCGCACCGGGCGGCGCGCCGGTGGTGTACGCCCCCGGCATGGGCTTCGTGCTCACCGCGGTGATCGCGTTGACCGCCGGCACCATCTTCCTGATGTGGGTGGGCGAGCAGGTCACCGAGCGTGGCATCGGCAACGGCGTGTCGCTGATCATCTTCGCCGGTATCGTCGCCGGCCTGCCGGCTGCGGCGATCCAGACCGTGGAAGCCTACCGCGACGACAATCTCAGCTTCATCTCGCTGTTGCTGATCGTCTTGACCATCCTCGCCTTCACCCTGTTCGTGGTGTTCGTCGAGCGCGGGCAGCGGCGGATCACGGTGAACTACGCGCGCCGCCAGGGCGGTCGCAACGCGTACATGAACCAGACCTCGTTCCTGCCGCTGAAGCTCAACATGGCCGGCGTGATTCCGCCGATCTTCGCCTCGAGCATCCTCGCCTTCCCGGCGACGCTGTCGATGTGGTCGGGCCAGGCCGCGTCCAACAGCACCTTCGGCAGCTGGCTGCAGCGCATCGCCAACGCGCTGGGCCCGGGCGAGCCGGTGCACATGATCGTGTTCGCCGCGCTGATCATCGGCTTCGCCTTCTTCTACACGGCGCTGGTGTTCAACTCGCAGGAAACCGCCGACAACCTGAAGAAGTCCGGCGCGCTGATCCCGGGTATCCGTCCGGGCAAGGCCACCGCCGACTATGTCGACGGCGTGCTGACGCGCCTGACCGCGGCCGGCTCGCTGTATCTGGTGATCGTGTGCCTGCTGCCGGAAATCATGCGCACCCAGCTCGGCACCACGTTCCACTTCGGCGGGACCTCGCTGCTGATCGCGGTGGTGGTGGTGATGGACTTCATCGCGCAGATCCAGGCGCACCTGATGTCGCACCAGTACGAAAGCCTGTTGAAGAAGGCCAACCTCAAGGGTGGCTCGCGCGGCGGCGGTTTCGCCCGCGGTTGA
- the rpsE gene encoding 30S ribosomal protein S5: MAEEQRAPRGRDRDRNREEKVDDGMIEKLVAVNRVSKTVKGGRQFTFTALTVVGDGNGKIGFGYGKAREVPVAIQKSMEYARKGMLNIDLNNGTLWHPVKSGHGAARVFMMPASEGTGVIAGGAMRAVLEAVGVKNVLAKAVGSRNPINLVRATLRGLEDMQSPSRIAAKRGKKVEELNHG, encoded by the coding sequence ATGGCTGAAGAACAGCGTGCACCGCGGGGTCGTGATCGCGACCGCAACCGCGAAGAGAAAGTCGACGACGGCATGATCGAGAAGCTGGTCGCGGTCAACCGCGTCAGCAAGACAGTCAAGGGCGGTCGCCAGTTCACCTTCACCGCGCTGACCGTGGTCGGCGACGGCAACGGCAAGATCGGTTTCGGTTACGGCAAGGCGCGCGAAGTGCCGGTCGCGATCCAGAAGTCGATGGAGTACGCGCGCAAGGGCATGCTCAACATCGATCTGAACAACGGCACCCTGTGGCACCCGGTGAAGTCGGGCCACGGCGCGGCGCGCGTGTTCATGATGCCGGCCTCCGAAGGTACCGGCGTGATCGCCGGCGGCGCCATGCGTGCCGTGCTGGAAGCGGTGGGCGTGAAGAACGTGCTGGCCAAGGCCGTCGGTTCGCGCAACCCGATCAACCTGGTGCGCGCCACGCTGCGCGGCCTGGAAGACATGCAGTCGCCGTCGCGCATCGCGGCCAAGCGCGGCAAGAAGGTGGAGGAACTCAACCATGGCTAA
- the rpsC gene encoding 30S ribosomal protein S3 produces the protein MGHKVHPIGIRLGVSKDWNSKWYANKGEFAGYLAADLKVREMLRKKLAQAGISKILIERPAKTARVTIHTARPGVVIGKRGEDIEKLRKEVSEMMGVPAHINVTEVRKPELDAQLVAESIAQQLERRIMFRRAMKRSVGNAMRLGALGIKVNVAGRLNGAEIARSEWYREGRVPLHTLRADIDYGFAEAKTTYGIIGIKVWIYKGEIFDFSQVGQEKQDDSPRNDRNDRGDRGDRPSRPAREAR, from the coding sequence ATGGGTCATAAAGTTCATCCGATTGGAATCCGCTTGGGTGTCTCCAAGGACTGGAATTCCAAGTGGTACGCCAACAAGGGCGAGTTCGCCGGTTACCTGGCGGCCGACCTCAAGGTTCGCGAAATGCTGCGCAAGAAGTTGGCGCAGGCGGGCATCAGCAAGATCCTGATCGAGCGTCCGGCCAAGACCGCGCGCGTGACGATCCACACCGCCCGTCCGGGCGTGGTGATCGGCAAGCGCGGTGAGGACATCGAGAAGCTGCGCAAGGAAGTGAGCGAGATGATGGGCGTCCCCGCCCACATCAACGTCACCGAAGTGCGCAAGCCGGAGCTGGATGCGCAGCTGGTCGCCGAGTCGATCGCGCAGCAGCTGGAGCGTCGCATCATGTTCCGCCGCGCGATGAAGCGCTCGGTCGGCAACGCGATGCGCCTGGGTGCCCTGGGCATCAAGGTCAACGTCGCCGGCCGCTTGAACGGCGCGGAAATCGCCCGTTCCGAGTGGTACCGAGAAGGCCGCGTTCCGCTGCACACGCTGCGTGCCGACATCGACTATGGCTTCGCCGAAGCCAAGACGACCTACGGCATCATCGGCATCAAGGTCTGGATCTACAAGGGCGAGATCTTCGATTTCTCCCAGGTTGGCCAGGAAAAGCAGGACGATTCCCCGCGCAACGATCGTAACGATCGCGGCGACCGTGGCGACCGTCCGTCGCGTCCGGCCCGTGAAGCGAGGTAA
- the rplF gene encoding 50S ribosomal protein L6, which translates to MSRVAKKPISLPKGVELNVQSELVSVKGPKGTLTLPKPAGVEIKQENGVATLSANDPSQIAITGTVRAILANMVHGVSEGFERKLELVGVGYRATMQGKDLSLALGFSHPVVFKAPEGITLAAPTQTEIVVQGADKQRVGEVAAKIRGFRPPEPYKGKGVKYAGEVIIRKEAKKA; encoded by the coding sequence ATGTCCCGCGTAGCCAAGAAGCCGATCTCCCTCCCGAAGGGCGTCGAACTGAATGTCCAGTCCGAGCTGGTGAGCGTCAAGGGCCCGAAGGGCACCCTGACCCTGCCGAAGCCGGCCGGCGTCGAAATCAAGCAGGAAAACGGTGTCGCCACGCTGTCGGCGAACGACCCGTCGCAGATCGCCATCACCGGCACCGTCCGCGCGATCCTGGCGAACATGGTGCACGGCGTGTCCGAAGGCTTCGAGCGCAAGCTCGAGCTGGTCGGCGTCGGCTACCGCGCCACGATGCAGGGCAAGGACCTGAGCCTGGCGCTCGGTTTCTCGCACCCGGTCGTGTTCAAGGCGCCGGAAGGCATCACCCTGGCCGCCCCGACTCAGACCGAGATCGTGGTGCAGGGCGCCGACAAGCAGCGCGTCGGCGAAGTCGCCGCCAAGATCCGCGGTTTCCGTCCGCCGGAGCCCTACAAGGGCAAGGGTGTGAAGTACGCCGGTGAAGTCATCATTCGCAAGGAAGCCAAGAAGGCGTAA
- the rpsS gene encoding 30S ribosomal protein S19 — protein MARSLKKGPFVDHHLVKKVEAAAGSKRPIKTWSRRSMILPEMVGFTIAVHNGKNHVPVLVNENMVGHKLGEFAVTRTFKGHGGDKKSSR, from the coding sequence ATGGCACGTTCACTCAAGAAGGGCCCGTTCGTCGATCACCACCTCGTCAAGAAGGTGGAGGCCGCGGCCGGCAGCAAGCGTCCGATCAAGACCTGGTCGCGACGTTCGATGATCCTGCCGGAGATGGTGGGTTTCACCATCGCCGTGCATAACGGCAAGAACCACGTTCCGGTGCTGGTCAACGAGAACATGGTCGGCCACAAGCTCGGCGAATTTGCCGTCACCCGGACCTTCAAGGGTCACGGTGGCGACAAGAAGTCGAGCCGGTAA
- the rpsD gene encoding 30S ribosomal protein S4 yields the protein MARYIGPTCKLARREGADLSLKSPARALDSKCKLEQKPGQHGATARKGKLSDYATQLREKQKVKRIYGLLERQFRNYYKKASTKKGNTGENLLQLLETRLDNVVYRMGFAVTRPAARQLVSHRGVLVNGKSVNLASYQVKAGDAIALSEKAQKQLRVQEALTVAETHDLNPSWVEVDSKKFSGIFKAVPDRADLPADINEALIVELYSK from the coding sequence ATGGCTCGTTATATCGGTCCTACCTGTAAGCTCGCGCGCCGTGAAGGCGCCGATCTTTCCCTCAAGAGCCCGGCGCGTGCGCTGGACTCCAAGTGCAAGCTGGAGCAGAAGCCCGGCCAGCACGGCGCGACCGCCCGCAAGGGCAAGCTGTCCGACTACGCCACCCAGCTGCGCGAAAAGCAGAAGGTCAAGCGTATCTACGGTCTGCTGGAGCGTCAGTTCCGCAACTACTACAAGAAGGCCTCGACCAAGAAGGGCAACACCGGCGAGAACCTGCTGCAGCTGCTGGAAACCCGCCTGGACAACGTCGTCTACCGCATGGGCTTCGCCGTCACCCGTCCGGCCGCGCGCCAGCTGGTGTCGCACCGTGGCGTGCTGGTCAACGGCAAGTCGGTGAACCTGGCCTCGTACCAGGTCAAGGCCGGCGACGCGATCGCCCTGTCGGAAAAGGCGCAGAAGCAGCTTCGCGTGCAGGAAGCGCTGACCGTCGCCGAAACGCACGACCTGAACCCGTCGTGGGTCGAGGTCGATTCGAAGAAGTTCAGCGGCATCTTCAAGGCCGTGCCGGATCGTGCGGACCTGCCTGCCGACATCAACGAAGCGCTGATCGTCGAGTTGTATTCGAAGTAA
- the rplP gene encoding 50S ribosomal protein L16 yields MLQPKRTKYRKMHKGRNDGLAWSGNAVSFGEYGLKATAHGQLTARQIEAARRSISRYVKRGGKMWIRVFPDKPITKKPIEVRMGSGKGNVEYWVAQIQPGRMIYEIEGVGEDVAREAFRLAAAKLSVTTTFVTRTVR; encoded by the coding sequence ATGTTGCAACCCAAGCGAACCAAATACCGCAAGATGCACAAGGGTCGTAACGACGGCCTGGCGTGGAGCGGCAACGCCGTCAGCTTCGGCGAGTACGGGCTGAAGGCCACGGCGCACGGTCAGCTGACCGCGCGCCAGATCGAGGCGGCGCGCCGCTCGATCAGCCGCTACGTCAAGCGCGGCGGCAAGATGTGGATCCGCGTGTTCCCGGACAAGCCGATCACCAAGAAGCCGATCGAAGTGCGAATGGGCTCCGGTAAGGGTAACGTCGAGTACTGGGTCGCCCAGATCCAGCCCGGTCGCATGATCTATGAAATCGAAGGCGTCGGCGAAGATGTCGCGCGCGAGGCGTTCCGCCTGGCCGCTGCCAAGCTCTCGGTGACCACCACCTTCGTGACCCGGACGGTACGCTGA